In Trichoplusia ni isolate ovarian cell line Hi5 chromosome 5 unlocalized genomic scaffold, tn1 tig00001706_group4, whole genome shotgun sequence, a genomic segment contains:
- the LOC113506210 gene encoding ceramide glucosyltransferase-like, with product MMPMVYTVYGFAIFFIVAWVCLWLIHIMAYSYSKWKLHRTVDRSPPEQPYPGVSILKPLTGVDPNLFSNLETFFTLDYPSYELLFCVENEHDPAVMLVNSLIHKHPHIDARLFTGGLRVGVNPKINNMQPAYLAAKYPMVLISDAGIRMRDDSLLDMVQHMRDDVAIVHQMPFTCDAEGFAGVYEKVLFGTAQARLYLGADFLGINCHVGMSSLVRRCALEEAGGLRAFADYLAEDYFMAKDIVSRGWRMRVASLPALQNSGTRSVGALQARLRRWARLRIAMVPTMALLEPLTECMPLGAGAAWAAGQLFGAEPLPFFLVHVLVWFLSDWLMLRSVQNGSPPFTKVQFLLGWVWSECCAPFVLAAALLSPEISWRTRCYRLDWGGRAHELNPKLKF from the coding sequence ATGATGCCTATGGTGTATACGGTGTATGGttttgccatattttttattgtcgcGTGGGTGTGTCTGTGGTTAATACACATAATGGCTTACTCTTACTCAAAGTGGAAGCTTCATCGAACAGTGGACCGGTCACCGCCTGAACAGCCGTACCCCGGTGTTTCTATACTGAAGCCGCTCACAGGTGTCGATCCGAATCTCTTCTCAAACCTGGAAACGTTTTTCACTCTGGACTATCCATCGTATGAGTTATTGTTCTGTGTGGAAAATGAGCACGACCCTGCGGTCATGTTAGTGAACAGCCTCATTCATAAACATCCTCACATAGACGCTCGTCTGTTTACGGGCGGGTTACGAGTCGGTGTCAACCCCAAGATCAACAACATGCAACCGGCCTATTTGGCGGCAAAATACCCGATGGTGCTGATCAGCGACGCGGGGATCCGCATGCGAGACGACTCCCTACTGGACATGGTGCAGCATATGCGGGACGACGTCGCGATCGTGCACCAGATGCCGTTCACCTGCGACGCCGAGGGCTTCGCCGGTGTCTACGAGAAGGTGTTGTTCGGCACGGCGCAGGCGCGCCTGTACCTCGGCGCGGACTTCCTGGGCATCAACTGTCACGTGGGCATGTCGTCGCTGGTGCGGCGCTGCGCGCTGGAGGAGGCGGGCGGGCTGCGCGCCTTCGCCGACTACCTGGCCGAGGACTACTTCATGGCCAAGGACATCGTGTCGCGCGGCTGGCGGATGCGCGTGGCGTCGCTGCCGGCGCTGCAGAACTCGGGCACGCGCTCGGTGGGCGCGCTGCAGGCGCGGCTGCGGCGCTGGGCGCGCCTGCGCATCGCCATGGTGCCCACCATGGCGCTGCTGGAGCCGCTGACGGAGTGCATGCcgctgggcgcgggcgcggcctgGGCGGCGGGCCAGCTGTTCGGCGCGGAGCCGCTGCCCTTCTTCCTGGTGCATGTGCTCGTGTGGTTCCTCTCGGACTGGCTGATGCTCCGGTCAGTGCAGAACGGCTCGCCGCCGTTCACCAAAGTGCAGTTTTTGCTAGGCTGGGTGTGGAGCGAGTGCTGCGCGCCCTTCGTGCTGGCCGCGGCGCTC